One stretch of Gloeocapsa sp. DLM2.Bin57 DNA includes these proteins:
- a CDS encoding phospholipid carrier-dependent glycosyltransferase, with the protein MIKQYPRVILALIWLLGAIVDRLWLSLDSTVPAWDQSEYLNGAIRYYQALQSPLWFSLDWWRELWLLSPKVPPFTYLMATPVLNIWGTSVEAATILMLFCSAILIYCVYILGKLLFSPGVGLLGAIICLLLPGLYIYRLEFLLDYPLTMIVTLSFTVLTVWREKQTYLWMIIWGVSFGLAMLTKQPALFFLLIPYLWLVGSSIKQRKWSALLQLLLGWGIGMAVLFPWYRTNWLLMLTSGKRATIDSAIAEGDPPLNTLAAWTFYLEISPYLLSWVLIVVPLLGLIIYGWRNRTLKKNNLVWLLVFLVGGYLLSSVNLNKDARYILPLLPVLSILLAVGLLSWKGRWGYQVRVATISVSIVLMLAHLFPLGLSPLRHALTPGRDNFPYQGAQWPHNEVIATINQTSPYLHSTLGVLPSTPEINQHNFSFYGAQLEFPVSGRQVGVRKAEVVSDANSLDWFVTKTKGQGSVPPAQGMIVELVENEPNFSLEKAWQLPDQSILHLYHREPPSLRVTPTTTTAEIVTLDAVSIPESFPPGIPIPVTYEWSGSDQQLKQGIVLLTWVNIDPNQGDSFWIHDHGLGMGRLNWGNSSGDFTVIERTATFPPAELIPGDYRLEAIYLNRDTNQTYSISVPDIIVTVDPNAQSTIAPELDLPTQLRLAAPDLAKGIDGLEPIFALTARINQYDPRLDYLSQLEKSLEYRLSTTDSLDWTYALALANVLQQDVTQARLAVQRLIKLDPDNPYHHAYLAFIYLYDWNPTPAAVAINQAIALNPDVPEFTILRGLTYLFRGRFFLAWQDLKSLVSNGE; encoded by the coding sequence ATGATTAAGCAATACCCAAGAGTAATATTAGCCCTCATTTGGTTACTAGGGGCGATCGTCGATCGCCTTTGGTTAAGCTTAGATAGTACTGTACCTGCTTGGGACCAAAGTGAGTACCTTAATGGTGCAATTAGATATTATCAAGCTTTACAATCTCCCCTGTGGTTTAGCCTCGATTGGTGGCGAGAATTATGGTTATTATCACCAAAAGTACCGCCTTTTACCTATCTGATGGCTACTCCTGTACTTAATATTTGGGGAACTAGTGTAGAAGCTGCTACTATTTTAATGCTTTTTTGTAGCGCTATCTTGATTTACTGTGTTTATATTCTAGGAAAATTACTATTTTCTCCTGGGGTAGGATTATTAGGGGCGATCATCTGTCTATTATTACCAGGATTATATATTTATCGTCTCGAATTTCTTCTAGATTATCCTCTGACGATGATCGTTACTCTCAGTTTTACCGTTTTAACTGTGTGGAGAGAGAAACAGACTTATCTGTGGATGATAATTTGGGGTGTATCCTTTGGGTTAGCGATGTTAACGAAACAACCAGCGCTGTTTTTTCTATTGATTCCCTATCTCTGGTTAGTAGGAAGTAGCATTAAACAAAGAAAGTGGTCAGCTTTGCTCCAATTATTACTAGGATGGGGAATAGGGATGGCGGTTTTATTTCCCTGGTATCGTACTAATTGGTTATTGATGCTAACTTCAGGAAAAAGGGCTACCATTGACAGTGCGATCGCTGAAGGAGATCCCCCCCTCAATACTCTAGCTGCGTGGACTTTTTACCTAGAAATCTCGCCCTATTTACTCTCTTGGGTATTGATAGTTGTTCCCTTATTGGGTTTAATTATCTATGGTTGGCGCAATCGGACTCTTAAAAAGAACAATCTAGTTTGGTTACTAGTATTTCTAGTGGGGGGTTATTTACTCTCCTCTGTTAATCTCAATAAAGATGCTCGCTACATTCTCCCTTTGTTACCCGTATTGTCTATCCTCTTAGCAGTAGGTTTACTCTCCTGGAAGGGAAGATGGGGTTATCAAGTACGCGTAGCGACTATCTCGGTGAGTATTGTTTTAATGTTAGCTCATTTATTTCCCTTGGGGTTATCTCCTCTACGCCATGCTTTAACCCCTGGTAGAGATAATTTTCCCTATCAGGGTGCACAATGGCCCCATAATGAGGTTATTGCTACTATTAATCAAACTTCTCCTTATCTGCATTCTACTTTAGGGGTTTTACCCTCTACTCCCGAGATTAATCAACATAATTTCTCTTTTTATGGCGCACAGTTGGAGTTTCCTGTATCTGGACGTCAAGTAGGAGTCAGAAAAGCAGAGGTTGTCTCAGACGCTAACTCCCTAGATTGGTTTGTGACGAAAACTAAAGGACAGGGTTCTGTACCCCCCGCTCAAGGTATGATTGTAGAATTAGTAGAAAATGAGCCTAATTTTAGCTTAGAAAAAGCTTGGCAATTACCCGATCAAAGTATTTTACATCTCTATCACCGCGAACCACCTAGTTTAAGGGTTACACCCACAACAACCACTGCTGAGATCGTTACTCTAGACGCTGTAAGTATTCCTGAGAGTTTCCCTCCTGGAATACCTATACCTGTTACCTATGAGTGGTCCGGTTCGGATCAACAACTTAAACAGGGTATCGTGTTATTAACTTGGGTAAATATTGACCCGAATCAGGGTGATTCTTTCTGGATTCATGACCATGGTTTAGGTATGGGTAGGTTAAATTGGGGTAATTCTAGTGGAGACTTTACCGTAATAGAAAGAACCGCTACTTTTCCTCCTGCTGAATTAATACCTGGTGATTATCGTTTAGAAGCTATTTATCTTAATCGTGACACTAATCAAACCTACTCTATCTCTGTACCTGATATCATTGTTACTGTTGATCCTAATGCTCAATCAACTATCGCTCCTGAGTTAGATTTACCTACCCAATTGCGTCTAGCAGCTCCTGATTTAGCTAAAGGTATCGATGGTTTAGAGCCAATTTTTGCCCTAACTGCAAGGATTAATCAGTATGATCCTCGTTTAGATTATCTCTCTCAATTAGAAAAGTCTTTAGAATATCGCTTATCTACGACTGATTCCTTAGATTGGACATACGCTTTAGCTTTAGCTAATGTTCTCCAACAAGATGTAACTCAGGCTAGATTAGCTGTGCAACGCTTAATTAAATTAGATCCTGACAATCCCTATCATCATGCTTATTTAGCTTTTATCTATCTCTATGATTGGAATCCTACCCCCGCAGCTGTGGCTATTAACCAAGCGATCGCCTTGAATCCTGATGTTCCTGAATTTACTATTCTCAGAGGTCTTACTTATCTATTTCGTGGTCGTTTCTTCTTAGCTTGGCAGGATTTAAAATCTCTGGTAAGCAATGGGGAATAG
- a CDS encoding peptide ABC transporter substrate-binding protein, with product MLKNIWLFLLSLVISISFAACTSDPPITETTNTDDGVLRLLYWQAPTILNPHLSTGFKDYEAGRITLEPLASFNQQGELVLFLAAEIPSLENGQVAADGKSVTWKLKENLKWSDGEPFTAADVVFTYDYISNPEVGSSNAGTYEVVESVEAIDDYTVKVNFKNVNPAWFAVFVGTEGMILPRHQFADYNGNNARQAPGNQLPVGTGPYRVVEFKPGDTVIYEPNSEFRNPDIVAFQRVDLKGGGDATSAARAVLQTQEADYAYNLQVEANVLNQLVAVGQGQILSSFGALMERILINHTDPNQVTATGERSSLEFPHPFFSDVKVRQAFNLAVDRQLIAEQLYGVTGKPTANVLVAPEEYNSLNTNYEFNLAQASQLLDEAGWVDTNNNGIRDRDGQEMNILFQTSVNPLRQKTQQIVKQALQEIGVEVELKSIDPSVFFSGDPANNDTIERFHADIQMYTTGNTNPDPTAYLQSFTCSAIPQQSNNWSGNNTSRYCNPDYDQLWQQSAQELDPDTRKQILIQMNDLLVQEAVLIPMVHRADVIAISNSLQGVELTPWDLRTWNIQNWRR from the coding sequence ATGTTGAAGAATATTTGGCTATTTTTACTTTCTTTGGTTATAAGCATTTCTTTTGCCGCTTGCACTTCTGATCCACCTATTACTGAAACAACCAATACTGATGATGGTGTACTTAGACTATTATATTGGCAAGCTCCAACTATTCTTAACCCCCATCTTTCCACTGGATTTAAAGATTATGAAGCTGGTAGAATTACTCTAGAGCCTTTAGCTAGTTTTAATCAACAGGGAGAATTAGTCTTATTTTTAGCAGCAGAAATCCCTAGTCTCGAAAATGGACAAGTAGCAGCTGACGGAAAATCTGTTACCTGGAAACTCAAAGAGAATCTTAAATGGTCTGATGGTGAACCCTTCACAGCTGCTGACGTAGTCTTTACCTATGATTATATAAGTAATCCAGAAGTGGGTTCAAGCAACGCAGGAACTTATGAAGTAGTGGAAAGCGTGGAAGCGATCGACGATTATACCGTTAAGGTGAATTTCAAAAACGTTAATCCTGCTTGGTTTGCTGTGTTTGTTGGTACAGAAGGTATGATTTTACCTCGTCATCAATTCGCTGATTATAACGGTAATAACGCTCGTCAAGCACCAGGGAATCAATTACCAGTGGGAACAGGTCCATATCGCGTAGTAGAATTTAAACCAGGTGATACGGTTATTTATGAACCTAATTCGGAGTTTCGTAACCCTGACATCGTCGCTTTTCAACGGGTGGATCTCAAAGGGGGAGGAGATGCAACCTCAGCCGCAAGAGCAGTCTTACAAACTCAAGAGGCTGACTATGCTTATAATTTACAAGTAGAAGCTAACGTTTTAAATCAGTTAGTAGCCGTAGGACAGGGTCAAATTTTATCTAGTTTCGGTGCTTTGATGGAACGAATCTTGATTAATCATACTGATCCTAATCAAGTAACCGCTACAGGAGAGAGGTCTAGTTTAGAGTTTCCTCATCCTTTTTTTAGTGATGTCAAAGTACGTCAAGCTTTTAATTTAGCAGTCGATCGCCAACTCATCGCCGAACAACTTTATGGAGTCACAGGAAAACCCACAGCTAATGTTTTAGTCGCTCCAGAAGAGTATAATTCTCTTAATACTAATTATGAGTTTAATTTAGCTCAAGCTAGTCAATTACTCGATGAAGCGGGTTGGGTAGATACTAATAATAATGGCATACGCGATCGCGATGGACAAGAAATGAACATACTCTTTCAAACCTCTGTTAATCCCTTGCGTCAAAAAACCCAACAAATCGTTAAACAAGCTTTACAAGAGATTGGTGTAGAAGTAGAGTTAAAAAGCATCGATCCTAGTGTTTTCTTTTCTGGTGATCCCGCTAATAACGATACCATTGAAAGGTTTCACGCAGACATCCAAATGTACACTACTGGCAACACTAACCCAGATCCTACTGCTTATCTCCAGAGTTTTACCTGTAGTGCTATTCCTCAACAGTCTAACAATTGGAGTGGTAATAATACCTCTCGCTATTGTAATCCCGACTACGATCAATTATGGCAACAATCAGCCCAAGAATTAGATCCTGACACAAGAAAACAAATACTAATCCAGATGAATGATTTACTAGTTCAAGAAGCTGTACTTATCCCCATGGTACATCGTGCTGACGTTATTGCTATTAGTAATAGTCTTCAGGGAGTTGAGTTAACACCTTGGGATTTAAGAACTTGGAATATTCAAAATTGGCGTAGATAG
- the polA gene encoding DNA polymerase I, which translates to MVFLLVDGHSLAFRAYYAFATSGGLRTSTGIPTSVCFGFVNSLLQVLEAEKPDYVAIAFDLAEPTFRHQADQNYKADREAPPPDLLVDLANLQELLSNLNFTIVTAIGYEADDVLATLAQKASQEGFQVKIMTGDRDLFQLVNRKQGISVLYLHRSTIKTVNYAEFHPEEVIEKLGVTPEQIVDYKALCGDKSDNIPGVKGIGEKTTVKLLTEYGSLEQIYANLDQIPDKFAKKLIAGQADAYHSQKLAQIILDVPLDINLESCGLQGFDWRKIEPLLSKLELNTFRSKLNQLQVTGNPTQLELFPNQPVIQPQIIDTQEKLTQLREILTTIEHPIAWDTETTSLEPRDAKLVGIGCCWGNKLDQVAYIPLGHLQGKQLPLNEVLSSLETILTNRDYSKVFHNAKFDRKVFLTQGIKLAGVVFDTMLASYVLNSEQSHSLKSLTQKYLTNLESKSYQDLNIPKGENIASLNIATVAEYCGMDAYTTLALFPILQQELAAIPELNKLLLEVELPLEPILAEMEYQGISLDIPYLQEFSQQLDSELSTIQKEAYLLAKQEFNLDSPRQLETILFDNLGLDRRKSRKTKTGYSTDHATLEKLQGDHPIIDQILSYRTLAKLKSTYVDALPLLVRKDTGRVHTNFNQTKTSTGRLSSSNPNLQNIPIRTAFSRQIRRAFIPQRDWLLVSADYSQIELRILAHLSQETLLVEAYQNNQDVHTLTAQILLEKPDISPEERRLGKIINFGVIYGMGAQKFAKEAGVSASEGKQFIDRYRQRYSRVFTYLETVKKQAIASGYVTTILGRRRYFNFSSDDLQQLRGTPANLINLDQLKINYADNQLLRAAANAPIQGSSADIIKMAMINLDKILANYQGQLLLQVHDELILEVPRQEWEELQPQLKSTMENVVKLSIPLVVNIHGSKNWMDFKT; encoded by the coding sequence ATGGTATTTTTGCTGGTTGATGGTCATTCTTTAGCTTTTCGCGCTTATTATGCTTTTGCTACCTCGGGAGGGTTGCGCACTTCTACGGGTATTCCTACTAGTGTCTGTTTTGGTTTTGTTAATTCTTTGTTACAAGTGCTCGAAGCAGAAAAACCTGACTATGTGGCGATCGCTTTTGATTTAGCTGAGCCGACTTTTCGTCATCAAGCTGATCAAAATTATAAAGCAGATCGAGAAGCACCACCTCCTGATCTTTTGGTGGATTTAGCTAATTTACAGGAGTTACTCTCTAATTTAAATTTTACTATAGTTACTGCCATTGGTTACGAAGCTGATGATGTTCTGGCTACTTTAGCTCAAAAAGCGTCTCAAGAGGGTTTTCAGGTTAAAATCATGACAGGCGATCGCGATTTATTCCAACTCGTCAATCGTAAACAAGGTATCTCTGTACTTTATCTCCATCGCAGTACGATTAAAACCGTTAATTATGCTGAATTTCATCCCGAGGAAGTCATCGAAAAACTCGGAGTTACTCCTGAGCAAATAGTTGACTATAAGGCTTTATGTGGTGATAAATCTGATAATATTCCTGGAGTAAAAGGTATTGGGGAAAAAACCACGGTTAAGTTATTAACCGAATATGGTAGTTTAGAGCAAATATACGCTAATTTAGACCAAATACCTGATAAATTCGCTAAAAAACTGATTGCAGGTCAAGCAGATGCTTATCACTCTCAAAAACTTGCACAAATAATCTTAGACGTTCCCTTAGATATTAACTTAGAAAGTTGTGGTTTACAAGGATTCGATTGGCGTAAAATTGAACCTTTACTGTCTAAACTAGAATTAAATACCTTTCGTAGTAAGTTAAACCAATTACAGGTAACAGGAAATCCAACACAACTAGAATTATTTCCCAACCAACCAGTTATTCAACCCCAAATTATTGATACTCAGGAAAAATTAACCCAATTAAGAGAAATATTAACGACAATTGAACATCCAATAGCTTGGGATACAGAAACCACTTCTTTAGAGCCTAGGGATGCTAAATTAGTAGGGATTGGTTGTTGTTGGGGAAATAAACTAGATCAAGTAGCTTATATTCCCCTAGGACATCTTCAGGGTAAACAATTACCATTGAATGAGGTATTATCATCCCTAGAGACTATTTTAACTAATCGAGATTACTCTAAAGTTTTCCACAACGCTAAATTCGATCGCAAAGTCTTCTTAACCCAGGGAATTAAATTAGCTGGGGTTGTCTTTGATACAATGTTAGCTAGTTATGTACTTAATTCTGAACAAAGTCATAGCCTCAAAAGTCTCACCCAAAAGTATTTAACTAACCTAGAATCGAAAAGTTATCAAGATTTAAATATCCCCAAGGGAGAAAACATCGCCAGTTTAAATATAGCCACGGTAGCAGAATATTGTGGAATGGACGCTTATACAACCTTAGCTCTTTTTCCTATTTTGCAACAAGAATTAGCCGCTATTCCCGAGTTAAATAAACTCTTACTAGAAGTAGAACTTCCCTTAGAGCCAATTCTAGCAGAGATGGAGTACCAAGGAATCAGTTTAGATATCCCTTATTTACAAGAATTCTCTCAACAACTAGACTCAGAATTAAGCACAATTCAAAAAGAAGCTTATTTACTCGCTAAACAAGAATTTAATCTAGATTCTCCTAGACAATTAGAAACAATTTTATTTGATAATCTAGGGTTAGATCGTCGTAAATCTCGTAAAACTAAAACGGGTTATTCTACAGACCATGCTACTTTAGAAAAGTTACAAGGTGACCATCCAATTATAGACCAAATTTTGAGTTATCGTACCCTAGCTAAACTTAAATCTACCTACGTTGACGCCTTACCATTACTAGTTAGAAAAGATACAGGACGTGTACATACTAACTTTAATCAAACTAAGACCTCTACAGGTAGATTATCTTCTTCTAATCCTAATTTACAAAATATCCCTATTCGTACCGCTTTTTCTCGTCAAATTCGTCGCGCGTTTATACCCCAAAGGGATTGGTTATTAGTAAGTGCAGATTATTCCCAAATAGAGTTAAGAATACTCGCCCATTTAAGTCAAGAAACTCTCTTAGTCGAAGCTTATCAAAATAATCAAGATGTCCATACTTTAACAGCACAAATTTTATTAGAAAAACCCGATATTAGTCCAGAAGAAAGACGTTTAGGTAAGATTATTAATTTTGGGGTAATTTATGGTATGGGTGCGCAAAAATTCGCTAAAGAAGCAGGAGTTAGCGCCTCAGAGGGTAAACAATTTATTGATAGATATCGTCAAAGATATTCTCGGGTTTTTACTTATTTAGAGACTGTGAAAAAACAAGCGATCGCCTCTGGTTATGTTACTACTATTTTAGGAAGAAGACGCTATTTTAATTTTAGTAGTGATGATCTGCAACAATTACGGGGTACACCTGCTAATTTAATTAATCTAGATCAACTAAAGATTAACTACGCTGATAATCAGTTACTCAGGGCTGCAGCTAATGCACCTATTCAGGGTTCAAGTGCTGATATTATTAAAATGGCGATGATTAATCTCGACAAAATCTTAGCTAATTATCAAGGACAATTATTATTACAAGTTCATGATGAATTAATTTTAGAAGTACCCCGACAAGAATGGGAAGAGTTACAACCACAACTTAAATCAACTATGGAAAACGTAGTTAAGTTATCAATTCCTTTAGTAGTAAATATTCATGGGAGTAAGAATTGGATGGATTTCAAGACTTGA
- a CDS encoding transposase, with translation MPNYRRLYVSGGTYFITQVTYHRQKWLCSEIGRKGLREAIEKVREKYPFSIDAFVLLPDHFHGLWTLPEHDKNISVRLRLIKTYVTKHYRDQLGIDLGVSLSRQKRGESNLWQRRFWEHCIRDERDFALHSDYIHYNPVNHGLCDSPQDWSYSSLHRLILEGVYPPDWGRNEHIIIPDNIGQE, from the coding sequence ATGCCCAATTATCGAAGATTATATGTATCTGGGGGGACATATTTTATTACCCAAGTCACTTACCATCGCCAAAAATGGTTATGTTCTGAAATTGGACGAAAAGGATTAAGAGAAGCGATCGAAAAAGTACGAGAAAAATATCCATTTTCTATTGATGCTTTTGTGTTGTTACCTGATCATTTTCATGGTCTTTGGACATTACCCGAACATGATAAAAATATATCAGTTAGGTTACGATTAATTAAAACTTATGTAACCAAACATTATCGGGATCAATTAGGGATTGATTTAGGGGTTTCTTTGTCTCGACAAAAGCGAGGAGAAAGTAATCTTTGGCAACGTCGTTTTTGGGAACATTGTATTAGAGATGAGCGAGATTTTGCTTTACATTCTGATTATATTCATTATAATCCTGTGAATCATGGGTTATGTGATTCGCCTCAAGATTGGTCTTATTCGAGTCTTCATCGCTTGATTTTAGAAGGGGTATATCCCCCTGATTGGGGAAGAAATGAGCATATAATAATACCTGATAATATAGGTCAAGAATAA
- the glmS gene encoding glutamine--fructose-6-phosphate transaminase (isomerizing), which translates to MCGIVGYVGTQEATNILINGLERLEYRGYDSAGLATVNQSELHCIRAQGKLFNLRQKLTTEINPSQIGIAHTRWATHGVPAEHNAHPHRDMYNRVAVVQNGIIENYQEIKTELINQGYQFTSETDTEVIPQLLSSYLPDNPEGDDFLIAVQKTVNRLQGAFALGILCADYSDEIIIVRNQAPLVIGFGQGEFFCASDVTAIVPYTSTVLYLENGEIARLTPIGVELYDFALKRLRRFPRNLDLTHVSVDKDGFKHFMLKEIHEQPIVIQSCLDHYLNSDTEGNPISLNLDPQIYNNTQQILILGCGTSWHAGLVGKYLLEQLAGIPTSVQYASEFRYAPSPILPNTLTIGVTQSGETADTLAALEMEKQRYLNLSKEGKFKILGITSRPESTLAQVVEQIINTHGGIEIGVASTKSFIAQLMSFYLLALDFASRRGTLSGEKINSIIQDLRQLPSQIEAIIKEQNSKIEAIAHEFGETQDFIFIGRGVNFPIALEGALKLKEISYIHAEGYPAGEMKHGPIALLDAKVPVVAIAVPGEVHDKVLSNAQEAKARDARLIGICSLEDQTASNTFNDILFVPKVEELLSPILTVVPLQLLAYHIAAIKGLDVDQPRNLAKSVTVE; encoded by the coding sequence ATGTGTGGAATTGTCGGTTATGTAGGTACTCAAGAAGCCACAAATATTTTAATCAATGGATTAGAAAGATTAGAATATCGGGGTTATGATTCAGCAGGGCTAGCAACGGTTAACCAAAGTGAATTACATTGTATTCGTGCTCAAGGTAAACTATTCAATCTACGTCAGAAGTTAACAACAGAAATAAATCCCTCTCAAATTGGTATAGCTCACACCCGTTGGGCTACTCATGGAGTACCAGCAGAACATAACGCTCATCCCCACAGAGATATGTATAATCGGGTAGCGGTGGTGCAAAATGGGATTATCGAAAATTATCAAGAAATTAAAACTGAGTTAATTAATCAAGGGTATCAATTTACCTCAGAAACAGATACAGAAGTCATCCCCCAACTTTTATCTAGCTATCTACCTGACAACCCCGAAGGAGATGATTTTTTAATTGCGGTACAAAAAACTGTTAATCGCTTACAGGGTGCTTTTGCTTTAGGGATTCTTTGTGCTGATTATAGCGATGAAATAATTATAGTGCGCAATCAAGCACCTTTAGTCATAGGTTTTGGTCAAGGTGAGTTCTTTTGTGCTTCAGATGTTACTGCAATAGTTCCCTACACCTCCACGGTTTTATACTTAGAAAATGGCGAAATAGCTCGTTTAACCCCCATTGGCGTAGAATTATACGATTTTGCTTTAAAACGCTTACGCAGATTCCCCCGCAATCTAGATTTAACCCATGTAAGTGTGGATAAAGATGGCTTTAAGCATTTTATGCTCAAAGAGATTCACGAGCAACCTATAGTTATTCAATCCTGCTTAGACCATTATCTCAATAGTGACACAGAAGGTAACCCCATTTCTTTAAATTTAGATCCCCAAATATATAATAATACCCAACAGATTTTAATTTTAGGATGTGGCACAAGTTGGCACGCAGGTTTAGTGGGAAAATATCTCTTAGAACAATTAGCAGGTATTCCTACTTCAGTACAGTACGCTTCAGAATTTCGCTACGCTCCCTCACCAATTCTCCCTAATACTTTAACCATTGGCGTAACTCAATCAGGAGAAACAGCCGATACTTTAGCTGCTTTAGAAATGGAAAAACAACGCTATTTGAACTTAAGTAAAGAAGGAAAATTTAAAATCTTAGGGATTACTAGTCGTCCTGAAAGTACTCTCGCTCAAGTAGTTGAACAAATTATTAATACCCATGGAGGGATTGAAATTGGCGTAGCTTCTACCAAAAGTTTTATCGCTCAACTAATGAGTTTTTATCTTTTAGCCTTAGATTTTGCTTCCCGTAGAGGTACTTTATCTGGAGAAAAAATTAACAGCATTATTCAAGATTTACGTCAACTTCCTAGTCAAATCGAAGCAATTATTAAGGAACAAAATAGTAAAATTGAAGCAATTGCTCATGAATTTGGCGAAACCCAAGATTTCATTTTTATCGGCAGAGGAGTTAATTTTCCTATAGCTTTAGAAGGAGCACTCAAATTAAAAGAAATCAGCTATATTCACGCTGAGGGATATCCCGCGGGTGAAATGAAACATGGACCGATTGCTCTATTAGATGCTAAAGTACCTGTAGTGGCGATCGCTGTACCAGGAGAAGTCCACGATAAAGTCTTATCTAATGCTCAAGAAGCCAAAGCCAGAGATGCTCGCTTAATTGGGATATGTTCCTTAGAAGACCAAACAGCTAGCAATACCTTCAATGATATCTTATTTGTTCCCAAGGTAGAAGAGTTATTGTCTCCAATTCTGACTGTAGTTCCCTTGCAATTACTTGCTTATCATATCGCAGCGATTAAAGGTTTAGACGTAGATCAACCCAGAAACTTAGCTAAAAGCGTAACAGTTGAGTAG
- the gatA gene encoding Asp-tRNA(Asn)/Glu-tRNA(Gln) amidotransferase subunit GatA codes for MTSIRELHQQLVNKERSAVEITTEYLERIDAVEGKVKSFLTVTSDRALTQAKVVDEKIAQGEAIGLLEGIPIAIKDNICTQGITTTCASQILANFVPPYESTVTQKLADLGTILLGKTNLDEFAMGSSTENSAYQVTANPWDLSRVPGGSSGGSAAAVAASECVVALGSDTGGSIRQPASFCGVVGLKPTYGLVSRYGLVAYASSLDQIGPLSQTVEDTAIILKAIAGHDPKDSTSLRLEIPDYPSLLKPELPKVKIGIIEETFGEGLNPEVETAIKAAIQQWENLGATVTTVSCPRFRYGLPAYYIIAPSEASANLARYDAVKYGLRQEAENLLSMYTKTRSQGFGTEVKRRIMLGTYALSAGYYDAYYLKAQKVRTLIKQDFEQAFETVDILVSPTAPVTAFKAGEKTADPLSMYLLDLMTISVNLAGLPALSLPCGFDAQGLPIGVQLIGNVLSESLLLQTAYAYEQSTIWHKKTPSL; via the coding sequence ATGACATCTATTCGTGAATTACATCAACAACTAGTAAACAAGGAACGTTCAGCAGTAGAAATTACTACAGAATATTTAGAGAGAATTGACGCGGTAGAAGGGAAAGTCAAGAGTTTTTTAACGGTCACGAGCGATCGCGCTTTAACCCAAGCTAAAGTAGTAGATGAGAAAATCGCCCAAGGTGAAGCAATTGGATTATTAGAAGGGATTCCTATTGCTATTAAAGATAATATCTGTACCCAAGGGATAACCACTACTTGTGCTTCACAGATTCTCGCTAACTTTGTACCTCCCTATGAATCTACAGTCACCCAAAAATTAGCGGATTTAGGGACAATTTTACTAGGTAAAACTAATCTAGATGAATTTGCTATGGGTAGTTCTACAGAAAATTCAGCCTATCAAGTTACCGCTAATCCCTGGGATTTATCCCGTGTTCCGGGGGGATCTTCGGGGGGTTCAGCAGCAGCGGTAGCCGCCTCAGAATGCGTTGTGGCTTTAGGTTCAGACACGGGTGGTTCGATTCGTCAACCTGCTTCTTTTTGTGGCGTGGTGGGCTTAAAACCTACCTATGGGTTAGTATCTCGTTATGGGTTGGTAGCTTATGCGTCTTCTTTGGATCAAATTGGACCATTGAGTCAAACTGTGGAAGATACTGCTATTATACTCAAAGCGATCGCAGGTCATGATCCTAAAGATTCTACTAGTTTACGGTTGGAAATTCCTGACTATCCTAGTTTACTCAAACCCGAATTACCCAAGGTCAAAATAGGTATCATCGAGGAAACCTTTGGAGAGGGATTAAACCCTGAAGTAGAGACAGCGATAAAAGCGGCGATTCAACAATGGGAAAATCTCGGCGCGACGGTAACCACGGTATCTTGTCCCCGTTTTCGTTACGGGTTACCCGCTTATTATATCATCGCTCCTAGTGAAGCTTCCGCTAATTTAGCTCGTTACGACGCGGTTAAATATGGTTTACGTCAAGAAGCAGAAAATCTCTTATCGATGTACACTAAAACTCGTTCCCAAGGATTTGGTACAGAAGTAAAACGTCGGATTATGTTAGGAACTTATGCTCTCTCTGCGGGTTATTATGATGCTTATTATCTCAAAGCCCAAAAAGTGAGAACATTGATTAAACAGGATTTTGAGCAAGCTTTTGAGACTGTAGATATTTTAGTTTCTCCTACTGCTCCTGTGACTGCGTTTAAAGCGGGAGAAAAAACCGCTGATCCTCTGAGTATGTATTTACTGGATTTAATGACTATTTCGGTTAATTTAGCAGGTTTACCCGCTTTGAGTCTTCCCTGTGGTTTTGATGCTCAAGGTTTACCCATTGGTGTACAGTTAATCGGGAATGTCTTAAGTGAAAGTTTATTATTACAAACCGCTTATGCCTATGAACAGAGTACAATATGGCATAAAAAAACGCCGAGTCTATGA